A single Venturia canescens isolate UGA chromosome 1, ASM1945775v1, whole genome shotgun sequence DNA region contains:
- the pont gene encoding ruvB-like 1, with protein MKIEEVKSSAKAQRVSAHTHIKGLGLNENGTAIQSAAGLVGQEAAREAAGIVVDMIKSKKMAGRAILLAGPPGTGKTAIALAIAQELGNKVPFCPMVGSEVYSSEIKKTEVLMENFRRAIGLRIRETKEIYEGEVTELTPLETENPVGGYGKTISHVVIGLKTAKGTKQLKLDPLVYQSLQKEKVETGDVIYIEANSGAVKRQGRSDNYATEFDLEAEEYVPLPKGDVHKKKEVVQDVTLHDLDIANAKPQGNQDIMSMMGQLMKPRKTEITDKLRKEINKVVNQYIDQGIAELVPGVLFVDEVHMLDIETFTYLHRSLESAIAPIVIFATNRGHCVIRGTEDIVAPHGIPLDLLDRLLIIRTLPYSKSEISQIVNLRAVTEGLQIDEDALETLAELGTKTTLRYVVQLLTPAALTAKVNGRTNIKKEDVEEVGALFLDAKSSAKILTQNKDKFMK; from the exons atgaaaatcgaggAAGTAAAAAGTTCAGCTAAGGCTCAAAGAGTCTCAGCTCATACGCATATCAAAGGTTTGGGACTTAATGAAAATGGTACAGCGATTCAGAGTGCCGCAGGCCTCGTGGGACAAGAAGCGGCAAGAGAG GCTGCCGGGATAGTTGTGGACATGATAAAGTCAAAGAAAATGGCAGGAAGAGCGATCCTTCTCGCAGGTCCGCCAGGAACAGGCAAAACTGCAATAGCTTTGGCGATAGCCCAAGAATTGGGTAACAAAGTGCCATTTTGTCCGATGGTTGGGTCAGAGGTGTACAGCTCGGAGATAAAAAAGACTGAGGTGTTgatggaaaattttcgaagagcAATAGGTCTGCGAATACGTGAAACGAAGGAGATATACGAGGGTGAAGTGACAGAGTTGACGCCGTTGGAGACTGAGAATCCTGTGGGTGGTTACGGAAAGACAATTTCTCATGTAGTAATAGGATTGAAGACGGCCAAGGGTACAAAGCAATTGAAGTTGGATCCTCTGGTGTATCAATCATTGCAAAAGGAGAAAGTTGAAACCGGAGACGTGATTTACATTGAAGCAAACAGCGGGGCGGTAAAACGACAGGGAAGAAGTGACAATTACGCGACAGAGTTTGACTTGGAGGCTGAGGAGTACGTCCCTTTGCCAAAAGGTGATGTGCACAAAAAGAAAGAAGTAGTACAGGACGTGACGCTGCACGATCTTGACATTGCCAATGCAAAACCCCAGGGAAACCAAGACATAATGTCGATGATGGGCCAATTGATGAAACCTCGGAAAACAGAGATAACAGATAAATtacgaaaagaaataaataaagttgTCAATCAGTACATAGATCAGGGTATAGCTGAGCTCGTTCCTGGTGTTCTTTTCGTCGACGAAGTTCACATGCTCGACATTGAAACCTTTACGTACCTTCATCGCTCTCTCGAGAGTGCGATCGCCCCAATCGTTATATTCGCCACCAATCGCGGACATTGCGTTATTCGTGGCACAGAAGATATCGTCGCTCCTCATGGCATTCCTCTCGATCTTTTGGACAGATTATTGATCATCAGGACCCTACCTTATTCAAAAAGCGAAATATCTCAAATCGTAAATCTTCGAGCAGTCACCGAAGGCCTACAAATCGATGAAGACGCCCTTGAAACACTCGCTGAACTCGGCACCAAAACCACCCTTAGATACGTCGTTCAACTCTTAACTCCTGCAGCTCTCACCGCCAAAGTCAACGGACGAACGAACATAAAGAAAGAAGACGTTGAAGAAGTCGGTGCTCTCTTCCTCGACGCCAAATCTTCTGCTAAAATTCTCACACAGAACAAAGATAAATTTATGAAGTGA